gatattgtctgctctaggCAGAAGCCCTCATAGTTTTAAAACgaatcactaggggttacgaaccgccaacttataaacccagcatctctctcgtgttttgccgatgtgggatttgcctagggtgttacatcacTCGTCCCTTGAAACCCACCACTGACTCATTGCTGCAGGTAAGCCAAGCACAACCACACCTTTTCTTATATATAAAAATGTATTGCTCTATTCATCTCTCTCTATCTCCTACTAGTCCTAACCAGCTAGCTATCCCTCTTCTTTCTTCATCTCTTTGCTTAAACGAAGGGGGAAAGATATAAAAACTAAAGTTGAAGAGAGGTTCTCTGAGTTTTTTGAGAAGTGGATGTGTCAACTTGATGAGTATCTACAATACCTGCGAAGGGCGTCTGAGGATTATCGAGCTAAAACTGGGTGTGAGTGTGAGCAAGAGCTGCAAGCTTCAGTGTCCAAAGTCACACAACATTACAAAGACTACTACACTATAAAATGGGCCTTAGCCCATGAAGATGTGCTTGCTTTCTTTTGTCCAATTTGGATTTCCCCTTTAGAGAATGCTTATTCTTGGGTTACTAGGTGGAAACCTTCAACAGTGTTTAAACTGGGTAACTCAATAGGGACAAATGGTGTTCCCAGTTTGAGTCTGGTTGAATTGACACAAGAACATATGAGAAAGATTGAGACTTTGAGGGTGAAAATAAGGTTAGAATAGGAGAAGGTGGAGAGGGAAATGGAGAGGCAGCAAGTGGTTGTAGTAGATAGGAAGATGGCAGAGTTGGTAAGGTTGGTGGTTCGAGTGAAGAATGGGGAGGAAGTGAGGCAGGTGGAGAGACTGGTGCAAGTGGCATTGAAAGGAGTAATGGTAAGACTAGAGAAGGTGATGAAAGCGGTAGACTATGTAAGGCTTAGGACTTTGAAGGGAGTTTTGAATGTTTTGAGCCCACTACAATGCGTGGAGTTCTTGGCTGGGATTGGCATACTTCAAATTCTGTTAAGACAATGGGGAAAGAaaaaggtttgcaccattaattaGAAACTTTCAGTTGTAGGGTTTTAGGGGTTTTGATTTTCATGTTTAGACTTGTTTTCTTTTGTCTTGATTtggttttatcttaattaatgtgCATGTACTATTCAGTGgttttaatttaactttttttttttatccttattataaaaactcataatttaattttttttatataatgttttattaatttatattatataatattatcattatattacaaatattatatttaattgtttaaattaaattattaattttaatgtcattttaattaattatataaataaaaacatttattaatttaaaattattttttatttgatcgtattttaaaaaaattatgtgttataatattaatataataaaaaaataataataagtttttaaaatataaataggtgaaaatatttaaaaattaaaataaattaataataaatataaattagtccatgaatttaattcatttaaattctattattttattttttttaagaaaagtttgatttgctatattttactttaatattttgtaatttaaaatgatattaaattgcataataaaattgtatgcctaaattaatgtgaaagggaattaattataaaattagaaaataaaataatttttaaaataaagttttattagtttagtgcattattattataaaattatcatttttagtatattgatattttgacattttatattgtcatattatttaatacaaaaaaaattatatctatttaatatattaattatttaatatatatatatatatatatatatatatatatatattatatgttataaatacattattgattaatatataaatttaatcatgtaCATTCTAAttaaaatagagagagagagaggtctacttctaaattaaaaattat
The sequence above is a segment of the Hevea brasiliensis isolate MT/VB/25A 57/8 chromosome 11, ASM3005281v1, whole genome shotgun sequence genome. Coding sequences within it:
- the LOC110647672 gene encoding protein DOG1-like 4, which encodes MAREAGAYVNAHGDLLAELMRGKDIKTKVEERFSEFFEKWMCQLDEYLQYLRRASEDYRAKTGCECEQELQASVSKVTQHYKDYYTIKWALAHEDVLAFFCPIWISPLENAYSWVTRWKPSTVFKLGNSIGTNGVPSLSLVELTQEHMRKIETLRVKIRLE